The Rhododendron vialii isolate Sample 1 chromosome 1a, ASM3025357v1 region AACCCATTTGATTGTAATATCCAGGCAGGTGTGGCCCGTCCAATTTTGCCACTGAAATTTCCCTTCATACCTGGTAAGTTTGATCACACCTACTCTTCAATCTGTACCTGGTTTATGTATATTTGACTACCTTTGCTTTTACGCTGTGACTCATTTGTCACCTTGTATTGTTAAACTTGTCTGATCTCTCTGCCTCTTCAattcttccctttcttttctcttattCTTTTCACTTAAtcctcttccttctttttcccgTCTTTTCTCTACATTTGCTTAATTGTCAGGTGTAGTGGTGTAGGGATGTTAATGAGTTAAATTACTTTGGATTTTTCGATTTATGCCCAAGGACTGAACCCAAAGAAGTCCAAAATGCTTGAGATTTTAAGCCCAATAAAACTGCATGTTGCGTATAAAATCCTTGAACTTCCGGTTAAATGTGATATAAAacccccttcttcttttttaatggtCTTTGACGCCAAAAGCAGCAGTAGTATATTCCTATGTGTGGAGTGAAGACTTCAATTTGAGTACTGCACTTTTTCAGACCTTCAACATCAGCGATAGTTCAATACTCCCTCTCAACTTGTGTAATAGAGTAGTTTTCCTTGACCAAGAGTATCTTCAATCTTGTACCTTTGAAACGGTCACAACATATTTTCCTTTCAGCATCACTACAATTGTTGAATATTTTAGAAGTAACTGAACCTGTGAAAGCAATGAAGGActgggtttgaactttgaagaggAGCAAAACAATTGGATTATTCCAAAATTCAGAGTTTGGAAGTTATTTGGAAGGTTTCTTTTGCTCAATATATCCAGGTTAAGAGAATAGTTCATGAGCATCGTTCATCCAATTAGATGAACTTTTTTGGGCtgattttttttgccattcttTTGGTTGGAGCAGTCTACGATGTAGCAGGGGAAGTGGTGGAGGTTGGATCTGGAATCAAGAACTTTAAAGCTGGTGACAAAGTTGTATCTAtgctttttttttatggtatatCTCACACAGTTCCGATAGCGTCTTGTTCAGCTTTCTGGTGTTTATATTTGGTATGCATCTCTTCAAACTTTTAACTCAGAAAGCTTTGGATGAAGTTGACTTTCCTATCGAGGAAACAATACCGAACCTGCTGGCTATGTTGTGTACATTTTGAATGTAACAATCGTACATATATCACAAACTTAACCAAAAACATGCTCACACGGTTCGGTTCTAAATATTGCCTTCTATTCGCAGAAGTTCTTGCTCTGCCCTATTAATTCATGCATGTTGCCTTATCTACACGCATAATAATTGATATCCCAGTAAGAAATCGAGCAGGTCCGGGTCATTTAATAAATGCATTGGTATTGGATGTCTTCTGGTGGACCAGAACAAAAACGAGTTTTGGATGTGCTCAATTCTGAACTCTGAACTAGTACATATGACAAGATAGTACCACCTGGTTCACTATTGCATATATCACCTAAGTTATCATGCTTGAATatgaatatatatgtaattCAGAGGTGGTGTCAACCTctgccatttttgtttttgaaagttCATGGAATTGATTGACAGGGTGGAGGTGGACTTGTTGAATTCTGTGTTGCTAAGGGGAATCGAACAGTTCCAAGGCCACCTGATGTATCAGCAGCTGAAGCTGCAGGATTACCTATCGCTGCTCTCACAGCTCACATGACCCTCACCCAATTTGCAGGAGTCAAGCTCGATGGGAGTGGCCCAGAGAAAAACATCCTAGTCACAGCAGCCTCTGGCGGTGTGGGCCACTACGCCGTTCAACTGGCCAAGCTCGGAAACACCCATGTGACGGCCACTTGTGGGGCCCGCAACATAGAATTTGTGAAGAGCTTAGGGGCCGATGAGGTGCTCGACTACAAGACGCCCGATGGGGCCACACTGAGGAGCCCATCTGGCCGGAAATACGATGCTGTCGTTCATTGTACCACCGGCATTCCATGGTCTACGTTTGAGCCCAATTTGAGTCAAAATGGGAAGGTAATTGATTTGACTCCTGGTGTTAGTACTATGATGACTTTTGCATTGAAGAAGCTCACCTGCTCTAAGAAGCAGATTGTGCCACTGCTTGTAGATGCTAAAGTTGAGAATCTTGACTATCTTGTTAAGTTGGTGAAGGAAGGGAAGCTTAAGACGGTAATCAACTCGAAACATCCTCTGAGCAAGGCCGAAGATGCCTGGGCCAAGAGCATTGATGGTCACGCTACTGGGAAGATCATCGTGGAGCCATAACATACGCCCTTTTGAATCGACTATCTGGTACTGGTTCTATATACTTAAAGAAGAGAATGTGTGTATTTAGACCGTAGAATACATGTAGCTATTCTAATTTCTGGTAATGTGTgcttcatattctttgcttggGGGAAATTTTCGTTTCTTCTGCTGTGCTTCAAACTTATAATACTAATGAGAGAACAtcaaattactttctttttctttcttaccTATGGTTGCATCATACTGTTATGCACGAAGGATCGAAGCCAAACAGAAaaacacaccacacacacagacacaagATATTTACGTGGTTCGGCAAATAGCCTAGTCCACGGGACAAGAGATTTCTTATTCACGGGAGGATTACAATGTCATTTGCTCACATCTCTCTCTTGTATCACTCAATTCTCTAATTATCAGACATAAATAAGCTGAGCAGAAGCCCAATTTGTAGGCactacaaaagagagagaattcaaAAATGCAGGCCCGGCTATTGTACGATGCAAACTCTGTTTCCTTTTTAATTCCATAACAATGAATTTTTCGTCCACATATTAAAACACCTAAATGTCGGCGAGAAACAATGATACTGGAAATACAATCGAAATCAGGGAAACCATCACCTCTCCTAACCATATCCCTAAAGGTCGCTAAGGTTACTTCATGCTTCCCGATCCTTGAATGATCTGATATCAATGTGGTCCAAGAAATGATATTAGGCTCTTCAATCCATCCAAAAATCTACCAAGCCTCATCACACTGCCCCATTCTGCAATAAACATCCATTGCCATGTTCCAAGAGACTAAATCAGGCTCAAAACCTTCCAACCCATAGAACCCAACAAATCCAAAGCTGATTCAAGAAAACCCATTACAAACTTAAAAACCCGTCTAGCACTCTCAATGTCCCCGCATTTCGAATACACATCAATTAAAGAATTGTGAACTTGTAAAATTCAGTTCAGCTCCATAAATGATCACATATTTGTGGACTTGAATCCCCACTTTGAAGTTTCGATATTGAGCACATGCCCGTAAGACCTTAGGAAACACATACTTGTAACAAATTACACCCTTCAATTTCATCTCACCACAAAACCCCAATGCACTTATCTTGACATTCCACGCTGcgaataaaccaaaccaaacacatttGGTTGCGGCATGTTGTCGAACATAACGTGGGCTGAAAATGCTGATTTCGAATCCCCACAATCCGCATGCATTTGAACTACTTTTGTGGAGGGTCTGCGTCTAGCCCGTTGATGGGTTTGTCATCCTTGGTCTATTGCTTTTGATTTGCTGCAAAGTTGAAGTAACTGGTTGAGTTCTAGTGGGGATGGGTATTTCGAAGTAGAAGCGGAAAGAGATGAAATTACTCTATGGGTATTTCTAACTGGTTGAGTTCTCATCTCCCTTGAAATTTGAAGCAGAAGTGGTGCAACAAAATCTTAGTTAAAATGTCAAATCATCCTCCATCCACCGAGTAAATGGAGAAGGGGCGGGAGAAGGAATTATGCTGCAAAAGGAATAAATGAGTGAAATAGTTTGAAGAACTTGAATGAGGGAAATACTTTGAATGAGAATTACGGTGTTCTGCTGGATGATCAGATGATCGAGAATCTCCATAAGTTTCGTTGGAGACCTGTGTTTTTGGGTGAGAAGAAGATGCCTGAATCACAAACACGTCTACTATTGAGTGTGGCCGCAATCTTTTTACTCGTGCCCGCGATGTTTGGAAAGCGTGAAACAAAAACAACTCCTTTCTGAAACTGTGACCGCAAATTTTTTGCAATTGGCCGCAAACTTTCTCTCATGGGAAATAGGAGTACGTACCACTCTCCCTCCGTCCTCGTTCTTTAATCTCAATTAGCACTTTTTTTCGTCCAAAAAAGCCGTCCCATGTGAAATTTAAATGGGTAAAAGATAAGGAATTTTCTTCTTTAccctctcattttttaattaataatactAAAAAGGGATACTTAAATATTCATCTTTAGATCTCATCCCATGTAAGTAATCATCTTGATCATTTTGAACgattatgttttcatcccgacatttaaataaatccaattttacccctatttatactaatctgattactatatatataacaaaGAATTTTGAGACCAAATTTTAACTTCGCAAGTTCTGAGTAAGAAGATAATGATCCTTTGACCAATTTGAAAACCATTTCCGTATTTATAGATTTCACATCCCGGAATTCTCGGTCTGATCTAGCTCCAGATCAAAAGGAGCGAAAGGCGAGCCAttctccaaaaaagaaaatacacatGGCTGCATGAAACCAATTAAGAAGGCCCCAAACCCAGCATGGCGTCAAAATCACCTCATCTCCAACGCCGGTGGCCGCATCATGATTTTCCGCTGTCGTAGCTTGGGGATGGAGGACGGCAACAAGGATGGGGACGGAATTTTGGGACGTATCATACAGTGGTGAGGATGGGCCATATGGCGGCGACGTGGGCAGAGTAGCACTAGGCATGGATCAAGGGCCATTTTTCTTATCGTGGCcatgggtttgggttttgagtagCACTGATTGAAGCACGTCAGTGATGGATTACTGTCTTATTCTACGATTCCGGCATGGCTAATTGCGGTGGCGATGGAGGAGTGGAATACTCTGAAGGAGCGGTATTTTTATAATCATGATGGTGTATTCATGAATTCATGAATGTATTTTCATGGTGTATTCCTCTTGGTTCATGAGATCACGGCccaaatttgtatttttataatcaTGGTTTATTCATGAAATCATGATTGTTTATTttccgattaaattttgatttttcccCATTTaaatcatggtgtattcatggCTTGATCATGATATAATCTTGAAATCATGGTGTCTTCCTCGATTTATGAAATCATGGGTCAGAtttgtatttttataatcaGGGTGTATTCatgaaatcatgattttttttttccgattatatcatggtgtattcatggCTTATCTCTTTTTTtcgatttgtattttttttttgatagtttATCTCTTTTTTCCTTCCCCAATTATTCCTTTTTAGAATTCCCTAATATTGTGCATTCCTTCCATTTTGAAATCATCTATTAAGTATCATTCAAATTCAAATCCCACCAAGATAGGAAGCAAATATATTTAGGTTctggtgagggatccctcattttattaaaatgagggactccccttcccgattgaattttgatgatccgagctgctcaaagtgatcagaacgtgattttaagggtccttgtgagaaatcagaaaaaaatatgaccgggaagggcttcatccgagcagttttcattgaacggttcaaaaaaaactgcttggatgacacccttcccggtcattttttttgctgatttctcgcggggacccttaaaattacgttctccacacattgaacggttcggattttcaaattttgatcgggaaatgaaagtccctcattttaacaaaatgagggatccctcacttgaaaattcctccatacatacatacatacatatatatatatcattaaaAAGGGCAAGAAGGATAATTTACTCattgaaaaggatgaaaacataaccgCTAAAAGTGAGCGGAATGAATACTTACGTGGAATGACTTATTgtgatggatatttaaaaactcctacTAAAAAAGTGTAAGAAAATATAATGAATGAAgggtaaaatgagaaaaacgAGATTTCAAAAGTGTAATGTTTAATTAGTTGAAATCCTTAAAATGAACTAAAGAATGGGAGAAAATTTTTAGTGCTGGGTGAGCAGCAAGTCCAAACAGATCTAGATCATCCAAAACATATTTGGACGGCCAAGATTGTACTCGACACCACGTGGCCCGTCGATTAaatcttgatttttttcccaattaaatcatggtgtattcatggCTTGATCATGATGTAATCTTGAAATCATGATATATTCCTTGATTTATGAAATCATGGATCAGAtttgtatttttataatcaGGGTGTATTCATGAAatcgtgattttttttttccgattatatcatggtgtattcatggCTTGTCTATTCTTTtcgatttgtatttttttttttggaaagtttaTTGCTTTTTTCCTTCTCCAATTATTCCTTTTTAGAATTCCCTAATATTGTGCATTCCTTCCATTTTGAAATCACCTATTAAGTATCATTAAAATTCAAATCCCACCAAGATAGGAAGCAAATATATagttatacatatatatatatatatatatatatatatatatatatatatcattaaaAAGGGCAAGAATGGTAATTCACTCATtaaaatgatgaaaacataaccgCTAAAAGTGAGCGGGATGAATACTTACGTGAGATGACTTATTtgaatgaatatttaaaaactcctacTAAAAAAGTATAAGAAAATATAATGAATGAAgggtaaaatgagaaaaacgAGATTTCAAAAGTGTAATGATTAATTAGTTGAAATCCTTAAAATGAACTAAAGAAtgggagaaaattttcagtgccagGTGGGCAGCCAGTCCAAACAGATCTGAATCATCCAAAATATGTTTAGATGATCAATATTGTGTTCCAcaccacgtggcccgtgccTACACAACACCGAAAAACTTCTCAATAAATGGGGACCGAgggagtaaaataaaaaaagaaaaaaaagagagaatcatTTGTGTTTGGAAAACATACACGTGGCCATTAGCATGCAATAATTATTAACGCTCCACCTCGACACTGCAAATTCACCAATATATACTCCGTTGccgacgtctctctctctctctctctccttgttgtAGATAGACGCACCCGCGCTCTCTCTGAACAGGAATGAATATGGCTGGGAAGCTCATGCATGCGGTCCAGTACAATTCCTACGGAGGAGGACCTGCTGGCTTGAAGGTAATTTCCCATGCTTCTTTTTTGTACTCTCTTTGTCTACTAATATTGTTATTTTCCCCTTTATCAATTTCTGAAAGCATCGATCGGTTTCTCTCAATTTTCTTCTGTGTTGTTTGTGAGATAAACCTACTTTGAAAACGTTCAGAGATCAGCAACAACTGATTTGCTAATATTACGATGCTCTGGCTCTTTTCAGACCTCTTAAATCGTCCATATTTTTCGATTTATAATGCTTTTTTATATGCAACATGaatgatagatctcaattaaaaaataataattatataacACATTAcaaattgtgagatatagacgaTTTTGTAAGGGGCACGTGTGTCGAAATAGGATAGACAAATTGGAGCGGAGGAGTATGATTTACAATTGTATTGGACAATTATGGGTTCGAGTTTCTATTTAGTTGAATGGTCCAACTGTTCGAGCATATCCAGCCCTACACTTAAAATTTTGGGAAGAAGCtgttgggttttgcccatgtgaaagagaaaaagaaaataattatggtTAGTTGGTTTTAATTGGTTCGGTGGTGTTCAGCAGTGAAATGGGTTGGTTGTTTGGTGAATGACCTACTCTAGAAACCTCTCTATAATTAGCCGGCTGTGCTTGGAAAGTCCCAAAGAGCATTTGTGATATGAAGAGTCAAGTGTGTAGATCCTTCTCTTATTCCTATTTAAATGAGGCAATGCATGTGTGCCGAAGTAAGGGTGTGAGCTACGGCAGAGAGAGCACAAAGCAAGGAATacagtgtgtgtgagagagaaaatcGGTGAGAATATTGTATGAGTGAGGGAGATAAAAACACCGAGAGCTTGAGAGCTAGAGTAGGGTATTTTGTAGCTCATTATACTCATTCAATATTAGTGGAAGTTGTTCTCTCTCCCGTGGATGTATCcgagtttggggaaccacgtactcttgtgtctcttttgtgtgtgaTTGTTTTTCTTTACGCTTCCGTTGTATTGGTGATCGGGTATTTTACCCAACAGAAGCTTCATTTGTACAAAGCACTCCAATGGGTAAACTCAAATCTAAGCAACTTTGAGTTCTACCGCTACTTTTGATCGCTAATAtataatttgagtaaaaagcttcatttggtCTGTTGCCTTATTACTTTCCCTTGTAATAAAGTAATAAAAGCAATATGCGCACCAATGTTCTCTCATAGATGAATTAGTGTAAACATTAAGCAGTGCAGTTAGTTGTTTTCTTCTTTGACATTTCACAGTTAATTGTTCCTTAGAATATGTGAAGATGACGGAGTTTCTGctaaaaaatgaaattacacTGAACGTTGCGTTTATAGCACCCTGCAAAGTGGGGGTGGGATTTTACTTTTAGGCTTTTCAACTAGGATAAATTGGGTTCTGGATTGTAAAGCAATTGTGTTGGATTAAGTCGGCATAAGTTGCAGGTTATGCGAGTTCAATTGGTTTGGGTGCTTGAATGAAGTTCAACAAAAGGGTATGGTTAGGTGACACTAACACGTGGATGGGAAAAAATTGGTGGGACCGTTGACCAAGCTATTGCAATCCAAGAAGCATTATGGATGTAGTTTATATATACGAGGGTCCTACCATCCCAATTGGAAATTATACCCATGTAGGTCCAGCCTGTAAAGCCTTGAGGAATTTCTAGAGCAGATTATGCCGTCTAGATTGGACGGGAAGCAGAAAGCTGTGCATTCACTAATTTGGATGTGTCATTAACAGGTTGATGGATGGTATTTTTGGTTAGCTAGTGGAAAGAAGATGCTTCTTCTAATTATATGTGTAACGCAATGTAGTAGAGTAATGTTTAAGATGAACGTAAACAATGTATCAGAGAGCTAATGTGGTGATTCTTATGTTGGAATTCCACTGAAACACCTGAGCATACTAACACGATGTTACTTGCTTGGCGTTCTCCTGGAGTAGAGACTGTAGGAGATGCAAACACATGTTGGAAATGGTTGCGTTTGGTACTTAATAAGAGACAAATATCACAGTGTGTGGTCCTACTATCTTCGCACTTAGTGGATGTATTAGTGAATGGCTTCTGAACATGGATGTGAACTATGTTTGTAACTATGCAGAGTAGGTATAACCAAGGTCCATACTTCTACTCCTACAATTTTATCTTCTGATGTACGAATTTACAAATCAATTGTAGTATGGGATTGCTCAAAACAATATGCCATGTTATTGGTCTTACTTATTCGAAGTCAACAGATTCATTATAGATGTTTATGGCTCATTCAAAACCTCATTAACGAATTTCATTCGTATGATCTCATTGTTTCCATAAACTAGGCGACTCAACATATGTTTTAGAAGTTGAAAAGGAGACAGTGAGTATTAATCATTTTCTGTTTCATTTGTTGAATTTTTAGGgagcaaaaagaagaaagcatGAATGTGAAATTTTTACTCAACCAATAGATTTAAATTTCTATTTTGAGAGTTACAATATCGAGCACATCCATACTCTAGTTACTCATGTAAATGCTTCCTGATGTTAGGAAGTTGGATTCGTCAATCGATGACTTTATTGGCCTTATCgttagttttgaattttgtgtTGCATATAATGTATCTTGCAGCATGTTGAAGTTCCTGTTCCTGCTCCAAAAGAGGGCGAGGTTTTAATAAAACAAGAGGCAGCGAGCATAAACCCAATTGATTGGAAAATCCAGAAAGGCATGCTCCGTCCATTTTTGCCATGGAAATTTCCTTTCATACCTGGTAAGTTTGGTCACGCCTAGGCTCTAGTCTATACCTGGTTTATCTCTTAGACTACATTTGCTTTTATTCTGTGACATATGTTTTACTACTTGTGTGGTCGGACTATAGCCTGCCTCAGCTTTTCTGGTTATCGTTGGAGTTATAATGTTGTAATGTGTTtataagtactttaaatacATGCCAAGTTGAAAGGACTTCTGGTTGTGCTCTGTACTGACTTCTCTGATCTCTCTGCCTCTTctattcttccttttttttttttttttttaatcttcttcttttcactTGAAtcctcttccttctttttcccttcttttcacTACAATACTTAATTGTCAGGTGTAGGGATGTTAATGTGTTAAATTTCAGTGGATTTGTTG contains the following coding sequences:
- the LOC131319853 gene encoding chloroplast envelope quinone oxidoreductase homolog — protein: MAGKLMHAVQYNSYGGGAEGLKHVEVPIPAPSKDEVLIKVEAASINPFDCNIQAGVARPILPLKFPFIPVYDVAGEVVEVGSGIKNFKAGDKVVSMLFFYGISHTVPIASCSAFWCLYLGGGGLVEFCVAKGNRTVPRPPDVSAAEAAGLPIAALTAHMTLTQFAGVKLDGSGPEKNILVTAASGGVGHYAVQLAKLGNTHVTATCGARNIEFVKSLGADEVLDYKTPDGATLRSPSGRKYDAVVHCTTGIPWSTFEPNLSQNGKVIDLTPGVSTMMTFALKKLTCSKKQIVPLLVDAKVENLDYLVKLVKEGKLKTVINSKHPLSKAEDAWAKSIDGHATGKIIVEP